The genomic DNA gagcgcgtcgaggcacTGTGCGTCAAAGGCGCGGTCGGTCGCAATGGGCGACGCAAtacgcgcgacgctcagcgcctcggcgcgtggcATGAGCGGCGGctgtgctgcagcgcccgcgagcgcctgcatcgccgcgtcgccgtggcgcagcgTATCGAGCTCGTCTGCGACGTTGGTCGGCAGCGGGTGCAGCGTCAGTGCAATGTCGCTGTCGAGCGAtgcgtcgcccgcgaggTTCATtgcgagcgtcggcgggacgtacgtcgcggacgcgcggtgcggcggAGCAGCCAGCAGGCGCACCATGCGCGGGCGGTCGGCGCCACGCACTTCGGCCAGCGCCCAGTCGCCGTTGAAggccgcgagctccgcgAGGGTCGTGTCGCtgacgagcacgacgctctCCGGGTCTACATACacgtcgctgccgctcgtgcGATGCcaccgcgcgagcgcctcgtcgacccACTCGGgctggagcgccgccgaggccgtgaGCGTGctggcgtgcgtcgcgagtccgtcgcggtcgtcggTCACGGTCGagcgagcgagcgcgcgctccaaAAACGTCTCATCGAGCACCGGGTCCGCCTGGACGTCCATAGTCTCTTTGCTTCCGGCGGTATCTTGGACAAGGTAGAGCTCGGTCGTGGCACAGTCGACCACGCCCTGCAGCACCGGCTCGGTGaggacgctgcgcatcgcAAAACCGGCGTGCATCGTCTCGCCCGTACGCAGGATGCGTCCGTGGAgcgtccggcgcagcacgtccTGGTCCTTGCCGATGGTTTCGAGGGCGTCGGGCTCCACGGCAAGGTACGCCGCCGTGagcggcaccggcaccaccgcgcgcacgacggccgTCTCTTCCATAGTGATCGTGCGCCAAGTCGGCGTAAGTGGCACAAACACGGCGAGTCCACCGCGCTCCATCTCGAACGAGTCTTCCatgtcgggcggcgcgatcTGCGCCCAGCtcacgacgccggccgcgagcagcgAGACGTGCTTTGCACGCGCGTCGTTCGCCGACGCGACCGAcaccgcgagcggcgcgccactcACCTCGCCATGCCTCAGTACATCTGCGAGTGCCGCACTAACGTATACGTCGTCCCACGcgccctgcggcgcgaggccatACACGCGCGCCCCCACATAGGCGAGCGCCATCGTGCGAAGGAAGCCACGTGTGGCACACGTGGCaccgtgcacgagcgccgggGTGCGCCCGAGCGTGGACGACGATGGGCGAGACACAGGACGGAGCTGTGCTCTCGCTGCACTCGAAGCAGACGCTTTTGTCGCTGCTGCGAACCGTTATCCTGATTCTGATCGTGGGAGCGGCTGTCTCCTCGCGACTCTTTGCCGTGGTGCGGTACGAGTCGATCATTCACGAATTCGACCCCTGGTTCAACTACCGGGCGACCAAGGTCCTGACCAAGGACGGCTACTACCGCTTCTGGAACTGGTTCGACCCTACTGCATGGTACCCTCTGGGCCGTGCGGCGGGTGGTACCGTCTTCCCCGGCCTGATGGTCACGAGCGGGACGCTGTACAACATCCTGCACTTTTTCAACATTCCGGTCAACATCCGCGACATTTGTGTGatgcttgcgccgctctttAGTGGGTtcacggcgctcgctgcgtACGCGTTCACGGCGACGATGAAGGACGAGTCGGCGGGcctcctcgcggcgctctttgtCGGCATCGCCCCGGGCTAcatctcgcgctcggtcgCGGGCTCGTACGACAACGAGGCGATCGCCATCTTCCTCCTGCTCTTTACGTTCTATCTGTGGATCCGTGCGGTAAAGGACGGCAGCGTGCTCTACGGTGTGCTCACGGCCCTCTTTTACTTCTACATGGTCGCCGCCTGGGGCGGCTACGTCTTTATCACGAACATGATCCCGCTGCACGCGTTTGTGCTGGTGCTGATGGGGCGCTTTAGCGGGCGCCTGTATGCCGCCTACTCGTCGTTCTACAcgatcggcacgctggCGAGTATGCAGATTCCGTTTGTCGGCTTCCAGCCGGTGCGTACTTCGGAGCACatggcggcgctcggcgtgtttggcctgctgcagctcatCGCGCTCAcggagctcgtgcgctcgTACGTCAGCTCGAACCAGTTCAAGATGCTCGTGCGCTCGTTTGTCGCGATCGTGGCCCTCCTCTCGtttggcgcgctcgtcgcgctgaCCTACGGCGGCTACATTGCGCCGTGGACCGGCCGCTTCTACTCGCTGTGGGACACGGGCTACGCAAAGAAGCACATTCCGATCATTGCTTCCGTGTCGGAGCACCAGCCGCCGGCGTGGCCCGCGTACTTTATGGACCTGCACTGCCTCATCTTCCTCTTCCCGGTCGGGATCTTTTTCCTGTtcaaggagctgcgtgaCGAGCACGTATTTGTGATTATTTACGCGGTGATGGCGTCCTACTTCTCGGGCGTCATGGTGCGTCTCATGCTCACGCTCACGCCGTGCGTGTGTGTCGCTGCGGCGATTGCAGGCAGCACCATCTTCGACACGTACGTCTCCGAGAGcccgagcgaggcggcgcctgcgccgacgccCTCGAAGAAGAAGAGCAAGAGCAAGAGCCAAGaggccgagaaggaggcgacgccgccgccccgtGTACCGCGGATCCGCAGCGTCCCTGCGCGGATCCTCGTCGTGGCCTCGATGCTGATCATGTTTTTGATGTTTGTGATGCACTGCACGCACACTACGTCCTCGGCGTactcgtcgccgtcggtcgtgctcgcgtcgcagcgcccGGACGGCTCGATTTCGCTCATTGACGACTTCCGCGAGGCCTACTTCTGGCTGCACGAAAACACCAAGCAGGACGCCAAGGTGATGAGCTGGTGGGACTATGGCTACCAGATCGCCGGCTTTGCCGACCGCCCGACGCTGGTCGACAACAACACCTGGAACAACACCCACATTGCCAcggtcggccgcgcgaTGGCGACGACCGAGGAGAAGGCGTACCCGAtcctgcgcaagcacgaCGTCGACTACATCCTCATTGTCTTTGGCGGCCTCATCGGCTACTCGGGCGATGATTTGAACAAGTTCCTGTGGATGATCCGCATCTCGCAGGGCATCTGGCCGGAAGAGATCAACGAGGGCAAGTTCTTCACCGCGCGGGGCGAGTACCGcgtggacgacgaggcaaCGCCGACCATGCGCGAAAGCCTGATGTACAAGATGAGCTACTACCGCTTCAACGAGATCTTTGGCGGTGGCCCGGGGATGGACCGCGTGCGTGGCTCGCACGGCCCATCCACCTCGCCCCAGCTCGatacgctcgacgaggtgttCACATCCCAGAACTGGCTCGTGCGTATATACCAGGTGAAGAAggaggatgcgctcgctcgcgacctGCCGCGCGCCCGTGCTTTCGAGCAGGGCAAGCGCCAGAAGCAGGCCGAGTTCGATACAAAGGGCAGCGTGGTGCGCTAGGCACAGACAATCAAATCTTTTCTCTCaccgtgcgcacgagcgcgactACGTCAGTGACTACGGTCTTGTCAGCACCTCTTATGCCGCAGCAGTGCTGCGCCCTGTCTTCGATGCCGGACAGGGCTGGCTACGAGGTAGATCAAGCTGCGCCGGGATCACGGATCGCCGGTGCGGCAGCACGCTAACTGAGCGACTGCTTCTCATTAGCACCTCGCCTCGTTCCGCATGCTACATAGGAATACGAAACGTCTCGCCAAACGGCACCGTGCGCAGAAACGAGCTGGGGAGCTtttcggcctcgagcgccttggccaaGTCTTTGGGAGGGTCATCCCAGTGCTCATCTAGGTAAGAAGGAAAACGTACCGCTCATCGACCATGTGCCCCAGTGCATGCCAAAgctgtgccgcgcgccaaTGTCttgcgcgacgtgcaccgAGCCATGGGGGTCCATGTGCTGTAGACTCAGGTGCCAGCGTGGCTCGTAGGAGCCTATCGGGATCGTAGCCAGGTCAAAGGGGCCATACATCCGCCCAATGGATTGGTACAGCGTCGGACTGTACCCGGAGTCTCCACAGAAAAAGAATGCACCGGGGAGGTGGTGGCGGTCGTTGAGCCGCACCACGTACGAGTTCCACAGACTCGCATTGGTATCCAGCAAGGTCCGTGCGCTCCAGTGGCTCGCCGGCACCGCGGTGATATCCACCGCTAGAGAAACGCGCGTCGGCTCGTGGGACGCGGGCACACCGACTTCGCACGTGTAGGTGCCATCGTCCCACCAGCCCAGCGAATGAATGTGGTTGGGATTCACGCCGCTCTTTACCAGCAGAGGAGCGACGCCGGTCGGAACAATCCACTGCGTTTCCGGCGCAATTTGGGGGATGATTCTCAAGTCGAGGTGATCAAAGTGGCTGGGTCAGTCGGACAACATACTTGTGGGAGAGCAGGATAAAATCGATCGAGCCGCTTTGGACTAGGTCTTCAATCGCACAAGGCATGGGCCGCATGCGCTTCGGACTCATGACACTTTCCAGCGGCTGCTCGCCAAAGACGGGGTCCGTCAGGAAGGTCACGCCTTGGAGCTGGATAATACAGGTACTTTGCCCGATCCTGGGGTCAGTAGATGCACGTACCACGTATATGTGATGCCGTCGTGCGACACGTGCGTCAATCCCGCCTTGTCGTCGCTCTTTGTACTCCAAAGCCGGTTGGAATCCAGCGGGACAACAGGAAGCAGCTCCTCGATGCGTTTGCGGCCCTCTTCCGTGGCCTggtcgcgcgccaggccTCCGTCCCAGCCAAAGCGGCCGTGATAGAGGGCGGTGTGGACCAATTTCCACCAGACCCACTCCCATAAGCCCTGTTCGCGCCATTCTGGCGTGACATTCAGGTAGCGGCCAAGGAATGTCAACGTTCCGAACCGTTTCGGGATGTGCTTGCGCTCTAGTTGATCCGCCTGACCGAACCACTCCGCGTCGTTTTCGTGAGAGCGAGTGCGCAGAGGATGGCGCTTCCGGCGCTtctggagcgcgaggcaccTGTGACTCTCTTGAAACACATAATACACACTCCATGCGCCCGCCCATGTGCACAAAACAAAAGCAACGGCGCGCCCTGGGCGCCGCAGGACCGCGTTCACGAGGTCCATGCTGGCCGCTAAACTGCGTGAATTCTCTATACTCTTGCTTGGTAAGCGGGTGGGTGGTGGCCCGTGTGTCGGAAAAAATTCTCCCGCGGGGACTCGAACCCCGGACAACGGCGTTTCTATCCGCAGTAAAGCGGGCCGTCACAGGGGCTAGAACCTCTATAAGCACCGTGTCATAAACCAACTAGACGACGGGAGAATAAAATCAGAAGTTATGTCAAATGTGACTTCTTGAACACATGGGTCCGCCCCACACCCACCcttcctcggcgctgcaggcagATGCACCCCACATCGACTCGACACGCATGGCAGTGCCGGTAGCGCGGAGTATGTCGGCATGAAGACTGAACAAGGTATCTACTGCTTCGGCACTACGTGCTGGCGAGACTACAAGTCGAAAAAAGCATCTAGTACCTTGCCCTACTTACCCATCGGGTCCAAGTGATCCTGGCCGCGAagtgctgcgccggcgatcCGAGGCGTCGCTGTACCCTCAACTGGATAAGGATAGTAGCTGCATGCAACTCGCCTCCTGCTTTTTCGTTCGCCTCCTTAATTTGCAGCAAGAGCCCGCGTAGATCGACTGGAAGTGGGGATCTATGCGGTGCCACTTGCAGAGAACTTGCATAAGCGCGCATGATTGGCTGTAGACCACTTTAACTTGCACCaaccgcgacgcgcacgcacccCCTGTCCTGCGCCATTTTGGCAGGGCTAGCGGCAGCGGTGAAGGTATCTAGAAACGCTGCCCCAACACCGCGCTCTCCCACGACCATGGCCCAAGTGATCCATTTCGGCCCGCATCGTGGCTTccagcgccagcggcgcgctgcgagTGCGGCCCCGACAGCGCTCGATCAtcgggcgctcgacgtccaGAACGAGCGCATCTTTAACGGCGGTACGTTTTCGGCAAATTTTCTTACCGATCAGAATACAACCCCTTGAGTGGTTTTACGGCTGGTTCTGCGCCGGGCAGTGGCTCGGGTGGTAGCAAGCAGACCATCTCGTTCGGCCAaggtgcggcgccgtcCGGTGCCAGCGACGGCACGTCGAATGCGAGtagcggcggcgacgatgacgacgaccaagacagcagctcgccaacgccgcagcgcactAATTCGCCCCAGTCCAGTTCTAATGGCCGCaagtcgtcgtcgagccgcGGTAAatcgtcgagcggcaagtcgtcgagccgcggcggcgacggcggcggcggcaggtcgtcgtcgagcagcaggggccgctcgacggcctcCTCGCAGACGCAGAATGCCCATTCGACGATCCAATCGCTTGCGACTtcgagcacggcggcgctgccgaaTGCGAGCAACAAGAATGCGACGGGCGGCTCGGGTgtcggcggcagcgaccTCAGCGTCGGTGCTGTCGTCGGTATTGCGGTCGGCGGTGCTGCGGGTTTGGCACTGCTTGGTCTGATTGCATGGCTTTTGGCACGCTGGTCGTCCAAGCCGCGCAAGACGGAGCCGAGTCCGTCTCGCATGTACGAGcagggcggcgcgccggtcgcgtcGAACTACAACCTGCCCCACGGCGACTCTTCTGCGTCGTTTGCCAACTCGTACGACGCGTACGCACAGCCGCTGCAGAATGCGACGTACGATGGCTACTATGCCGGCAACGGCTATGCCTACCGCGACCCtgttgccgaggcggctTCGAATGTGcagccgcctgcgcctgtcGCGGTGGCGAGTGCCGAGCCGATGGGCTACGTCCCCGGCCAGGCGAtcacggcgccgcaggccgtGGCCCCTGTGATGGCTTCCAAGAGCTCTACGCCCCGTGCGCGCACCAagaagcgccgcgatgcgcggGCGAACGAGTGGGTGGATGCCGAGATTGACCCCGTGGCGGACTATGGCCCCGACCCCTaccgcacggccggcgtcggctcgcAGTGGGCCTCGCCCGAAGAGCTGGACGCCGAcacgacgcagcgcaccgtcTCGGACGGCCAAGGCAgctggccgagcacgtcggaAATGGCGAGCGACAAGCACGACGAGTAccaggacgagctcgaAGAGAGTCCCCCCcgtcggacgcgtcgcaagaagcgcagcacgtcgcgcgagcgcccccgccgcaagcgcgttCCCCGCGCATCCGATGCCGCTGCCCCAGACACGGAAGAGACTGTGAGCGATAATGTGGCTGATGACAccggcagcgagctgcCTTatgcgacgccgcgccggaagcgcgcgccgcgccagtTGAACCCTGACTCTACCCTGGATATTGATCAAGACGCGTCCCTTGCTGCAGAGAGCCTGCGTGCTACGAAACGCCACGTTGCGCactcctcgcgctcgtaaTCTGCTGCCTACTGTTGATAGCCGGTTCGTCCGCTGCCCCTCCTTAGCCTTCGGAACTTTTTTACAGTGGAGGTTTGGACCCACGGGCGGTCGGCCGAAGTCGCAACTCGGCATTGTGCGGACGTGACGAAGGCGATGACCTCGAATGGGTCGGCGCGTATGAAGAGCGACGGGGCAGACACGCCGGTGTCTGTCCCTAGCGAAGATGCTTACAATGGAGCGACGCTGTCGCAGCGCTTCCAGTTCCGGCCGTACGAGTCGGTGGGTGTGTCGGAcacggacgaggcggagctgCCAAGCCATGTGTCGCAGCCCTTCCTCGAGCCGCGAGGAAcgcgcgactcgcgcaTGTACGACCGCCTTGGCGTGTCTGGCATGATTCCCGTACTTCTTCTATACGCTGTGCATGGTATCCTTGCGCGGTGGAAGGCGATCGTGTGcatcggcgtgctcggctcggTGGCCGCCATGTTGATTTTCAACATGAGCCGCCCCGAGTGGCGCGAGATGGCCTACTACCGGTACGTGCCCCTACTGACGCAGCATCAACCCCAATGCGCAAGTCCCGCTCGACGCGAAAGGCGAGTGGATCCATGTGCGGCCCAAGCACCCCATCATCCCCCCCAAGATGCACCAGTGCCCCGGCCCCCACGCGCGTGTCGTGCCGCTCTCGCCGCAGAGCGCGCATCCGACGCCCGACTCGCACCCCCGCGCGATTGTGGGTGACCACAAGCTCGtgggcctcgacgaggagcagtGCATTACCTACCGGGAGCGCTACGAGATGTACACCGATGAGGCCCTCAACATCACCTACCGCCTgccggacgagctgctgcccACGGCGAATGTGCAAGTGATCTACGACGAGGATCCCGACAATCCCCAGCCGATCGGGCACAAgaggccgcgcgtcgcgtcgctgaacgagacgcgcgagcgcctcggctaCGACCCGTTGCACGGTCTGCCGCGCGACCCCACCGTGCCTGTGCGCATCTGGGAGGACCGGCTGCGTGAGGACTTGGCGCGCTACAATGCGCGCAGCAACGAGGAAGTCTATGTCCCCGACTGGCGCCAGCTGATGGATGACTGCtatgcgcagcgcctcgccgagcgcgggtGGAACAGCAGTGCGCCGGTGGACAAGAaccccgcgccgagcacctcgaccggcCAAGGGAACTTGGACACGGACGCGTCCAAGATCTACCGCACGAACCCCCACTACAAGCGCACTGCACTGGTGATGCGCAGCTACGAAGGCTACCCCTGGCGCGAGGACGATATCCTAaacctgcgtgcgctcatCAGTGAGCTCTCGCTGAACAACCCCAACACGCCGTACGACATCCGCATCCTGGTCGAGGTGAAGAACCCCACGCTGTCCATCTTTACGAGCGAGTGGGACCGGTACCGGGTGCTTGTCTCGTCCGTCCCCCGCGAGTTCTGGGGCCTGGTCGAGTTCTGGACGGagaaggagctcgaggtgctgtACGCTGGCCTGCCCGGCAAGTTTATCAACAACATGATTGCCCAGACCTCGTACCGCTCGTGCCTGATGGCCGTGCAAAAGTTCTGGCTCGACCACCAAGAGTACGACTACGTGTACAACTGGGAGATGGACGTGCGGTACATTGGCAACTACCTCGACTTTTTCGAGGGCATCGAGGagtacgcgcgccgcgagccgctcgtgcCCGGCATGAACAAGTACGACACGTGGTACGTGCGCAACGCCACGGATTCGGAGAACAACTGGCGCAACCCTCCCACCGAGACGAGCGGTACGGGCTTGGAGGCGGACATGATCACCCTCGGTCCGATCTTTGACCCCCGTGGCTCGGGCTGGTACTGGACGCACGACGTGCAGAACTACCCCAAGGGCCGCAACAcggaccgccgcgcgtcgatcgGTACCAACATGCGCTTCTCGCGCGGCttgctcg from Malassezia japonica chromosome 1, complete sequence includes the following:
- the STT3 gene encoding dolichyl-diphosphooligosaccharide--protein glycotransferase (EggNog:ENOG503NV6G; CAZy:GT66; BUSCO:EOG09260TVA; COG:O; TransMembrane:13 (i21-41o87-107i119-140o146-162i174-190o196-219i240-260o272-294i306-328o363-383i390-407o413-434i475-494o)): MGETQDGAVLSLHSKQTLLSLLRTVILILIVGAAVSSRLFAVVRYESIIHEFDPWFNYRATKVLTKDGYYRFWNWFDPTAWYPLGRAAGGTVFPGLMVTSGTLYNILHFFNIPVNIRDICVMLAPLFSGFTALAAYAFTATMKDESAGLLAALFVGIAPGYISRSVAGSYDNEAIAIFLLLFTFYLWIRAVKDGSVLYGVLTALFYFYMVAAWGGYVFITNMIPLHAFVLVLMGRFSGRLYAAYSSFYTIGTLASMQIPFVGFQPVRTSEHMAALGVFGLLQLIALTELVRSYVSSNQFKMLVRSFVAIVALLSFGALVALTYGGYIAPWTGRFYSLWDTGYAKKHIPIIASVSEHQPPAWPAYFMDLHCLIFLFPVGIFFLFKELRDEHVFVIIYAVMASYFSGVMVRLMLTLTPCVCVAAAIAGSTIFDTYVSESPSEAAPAPTPSKKKSKSKSQEAEKEATPPPRVPRIRSVPARILVVASMLIMFLMFVMHCTHTTSSAYSSPSVVLASQRPDGSISLIDDFREAYFWLHENTKQDAKVMSWWDYGYQIAGFADRPTLVDNNTWNNTHIATVGRAMATTEEKAYPILRKHDVDYILIVFGGLIGYSGDDLNKFLWMIRISQGIWPEEINEGKFFTARGEYRVDDEATPTMRESLMYKMSYYRFNEIFGGGPGMDRVRGSHGPSTSPQLDTLDEVFTSQNWLVRIYQVKKEDALARDLPRARAFEQGKRQKQAEFDTKGSVVR
- a CDS encoding N-acetylphosphatidylethanolamine-hydrolyzing phospholipase D (TransMembrane:1 (i12-32o); COG:S; EggNog:ENOG503NX7Q), whose product is MDLVNAVLRRPGRAVAFVLCTWAGAWSVYYVFQESHRCLALQKRRKRHPLRTRSHENDAEWFGQADQLERKHIPKRFGTLTFLGRYLNVTPEWREQGLWEWVWWKLVHTALYHGRFGWDGGLARDQATEEGRKRIEELLPVVPLDSNRLWSTKSDDKAGLTHVSHDGITYTCTCIIQLQGVTFLTDPVFGEQPLESVMSPKRMRPMPCAIEDLVQSGSIDFILLSHNHFDHLDLRIIPQIAPETQWIVPTGVAPLLVKSGVNPNHIHSLGWWDDGTYTCEVGVPASHEPTRVSLAVDITAVPASHWSARTLLDTNASLWNSYVVRLNDRHHLPGAFFFCGDSGYSPTLYQSIGRMYGPFDLATIPIGSYEPRWHLSLQHMDPHGSVHVAQDIGARHSFGMHWGTWSMSDEHWDDPPKDLAKALEAEKLPSSFLRTVPFGETFRIPM
- a CDS encoding uncharacterized protein (TransMembrane:1 (o194-219i)), which translates into the protein MAQVIHFGPHRGFQRQRRAASAAPTALDHRALDVQNERIFNGEYNPLSGFTAGSAPGSGSGGSKQTISFGQGAAPSGASDGTSNASSGGDDDDDQDSSSPTPQRTNSPQSSSNGRKSSSSRGKSSSGKSSSRGGDGGGGRSSSSSRGRSTASSQTQNAHSTIQSLATSSTAALPNASNKNATGGSGVGGSDLSVGAVVGIAVGGAAGLALLGLIAWLLARWSSKPRKTEPSPSRMYEQGGAPVASNYNLPHGDSSASFANSYDAYAQPLQNATYDGYYAGNGYAYRDPVAEAASNVQPPAPVAVASAEPMGYVPGQAITAPQAVAPVMASKSSTPRARTKKRRDARANEWVDAEIDPVADYGPDPYRTAGVGSQWASPEELDADTTQRTVSDGQGSWPSTSEMASDKHDEYQDELEESPPRRTRRKKRSTSRERPRRKRVPRASDAAAPDTEETVSDNVADDTGSELPYATPRRKRAPRQLNPDSTLDIDQDASLAAESLRATKRHVAHSSRS
- a CDS encoding uncharacterized protein (TransMembrane:2 (i72-91o97-115i); COG:S; EggNog:ENOG503NX9Z), which encodes MTSNGSARMKSDGADTPVSVPSEDAYNGATLSQRFQFRPYESVGVSDTDEAELPSHVSQPFLEPRGTRDSRMYDRLGVSGMIPVLLLYAVHGILARWKAIVCIGVLGSVAAMLIFNMSRPEWREMAYYRINPNAQVPLDAKGEWIHVRPKHPIIPPKMHQCPGPHARVVPLSPQSAHPTPDSHPRAIVGDHKLVGLDEEQCITYRERYEMYTDEALNITYRLPDELLPTANVQVIYDEDPDNPQPIGHKRPRVASLNETRERLGYDPLHGLPRDPTVPVRIWEDRLREDLARYNARSNEEVYVPDWRQLMDDCYAQRLAERGWNSSAPVDKNPAPSTSTGQGNLDTDASKIYRTNPHYKRTALVMRSYEGYPWREDDILNLRALISELSLNNPNTPYDIRILVEVKNPTLSIFTSEWDRYRVLVSSVPREFWGLVEFWTEKELEVLYAGLPGKFINNMIAQTSYRSCLMAVQKFWLDHQEYDYVYNWEMDVRYIGNYLDFFEGIEEYARREPLVPGMNKYDTWYVRNATDSENNWRNPPTETSGTGLEADMITLGPIFDPRGSGWYWTHDVQNYPKGRNTDRRASIGTNMRFSRGLLEAMNVVNAEAKKSLHCEAWPTTLVLHSQLERSEDHSFYPTAGFTYSLDLPFKGVFAPHPIYFRHEWDPRELESLLNRQNFYEKKNENLHKDSSFYYHSQHSKELYMGWKAGENVCRAPSMLHPIKRVDYVHHLEGTTA